One window from the genome of Cucumis melo cultivar AY chromosome 10, USDA_Cmelo_AY_1.0, whole genome shotgun sequence encodes:
- the LOC103496679 gene encoding 40S ribosomal protein S5-like, protein MAVEVDVVNQELTQPHHDVKLFNRWTFDDVQVNDISLVDYIGVAPAKHATYVPHTAGRYSVKRFRKAQCPIVERLTNSLMMHGRNNGKKLMAVRIIKHAMEIIHLLTDLNPIQVIVDAVVNSGPREDATRIGSAGVVRRQAVDISPLRRVNQAIYLLTTGAREAAFRNIKTIAECLADELINAAKGSSNSYAIKKKDEIERVAKANR, encoded by the coding sequence ATGGCTGTTGAAGTTGATGTGGTTAACCAGGAACTGACCCAGCCTCATCACGATGTGAAGCTGTTCAACCGGTGGACCTTTGACGATGTCCAAGTGAATGACATCTCTCTGGTTGATTACATTGGTGTTGCACCTGCCAAGCATGCCACCTATGTCCCCCACACTGCCGGGAGGTACTCTGTCAAGCGCTTTCGAAAAGCTCAGTGCCCAATTGTTGAGAGGCTCACAAATTCTCTGATGATGCATGGAAGAAACAACGGGAAGAAACTCATGGCTGTCAGGATTATTAAGCATGCAATGGAGATTATTCATCTTCTAACTGATCTCAACCCAATTCAAGTCATTGTTGATGCGGTTGTTAACAGTGGACCACGTGAAGATGCCACTCGAATTGGCTCAGCTGGTGTTGTTAGGCGTCAAGCTGTGGATATATCCCCTTTGCGACGTGTTAATCAGGCAATCTATCTTCTTACAACAGGTGCTCGTGAGGCCGCTTTCAGAAACATCAAAACAATTGCAGAATGCTTGGCGGATGAACTTATTAATGCGGCAAAGGGATCATCTAACAGTTATGCAATCAAGAAAAAGGATGAGATTGAGAGAGTTGCTAAGGCAAATCGTTGA